DNA sequence from the bacterium genome:
GAGAGACATCCCAGCTGACAAGGTTGTGTCTCAAGTCGTGGAGGCGGAGCGGTCTGAGCCCCTCGAGCTTGTCCAGCTTTGCTCGCTTGCGGATCCTGGACCAGGGTTTCCGGACGCTTTCCAGGTGCTCGTCCGGGCTACGACCAGGGAAGACCCACTGGGAGTAGGCCTGAGGCGACAGCCGCTTGAGGATCTCAACCGCCTCAGCCGGAAGCTGTCGGTACTCTTCCTCCGCCGACTTAGTCTTGAGCAGCTTGGCGGCGCCGTTCTCTAGATCGAGGTTCGCCCACTCGAGCCCGAGGACTTCGCCGATCCGCCAGCCGGTCCAGAAGACGACCCGGCGGCAACCGACACTCTGACGCCCGATCACCGTGTTTGCGTCGGCCCACAGCCCGACCGCCGTGCCACCAAGCTCCATAGAATCAACGATTTATATTAATCATGGCCGGCTGCGGCCACGCCCCCGAAGGACGCAGAGCAAACATTGAGCAAACACTTCGAGGGAATCGAGAGTGGTTGCCTACCGGTTCGCAATGTTCCGGTGGTCAGAGGCCCGAGAAGGGCGACTTCCATAGAAAGCGTATCTGGACTCCTCGCGCAAGTAGGTGTGTGGCGCTGTCTTTCTACATGATGTTTTTCCTTACCAGAGTGCTGAGAGGTTGGCGACAGCGGGAGGTCTGACTGCAGTCGTATCTTCGGCCCGTTTTCAGTGGAGCTGTCA
Encoded proteins:
- a CDS encoding site-specific integrase, with the translated sequence MELGGTAVGLWADANTVIGRQSVGCRRVVFWTGWRIGEVLGLEWANLDLENGAAKLLKTKSAEEEYRQLPAEAVEILKRLSPQAYSQWVFPGRSPDEHLESVRKPWSRIRKRAKLDKLEGLRPLRLHDLRHNLVSWDVSRGVPLEIAGKNVGHRSRRSTEVYAHFAPDALKRAADERAGAMRTAVEATKQK